The sequence TGTTCAATACCAGGAATGTTGGGTTTGACAGGCTTACCGCCCACCGCGATCAAGATTTTATCCGCCGTGACCGTGCGATCGCCCACCTTGAGGGTATGGGCATCGATGAACTGGGCATGGGCATCTAAAATATCCACCTTGGAGTTATCCAACATGCGCTGGTAAATGCCATTTAGGCGCGTCACCTCGTTGTTCACAGCGGTGATCATATGGTTCCAGTCCAGAGTGCTCTGCACCGGACTCCAGCCATAGCCTTGCGCTTCCTCAAACTGGGAGGGAAAGTGGGAGGCATAGACCATCAACTTCTTCGGTACACAGCCCCGATTCACACAGGTGCCGCCGAGGCGATCGCTCTCTGCTAACCCCACCTTTGCCCCATATTCTGCCGCGCGCCGAGCTGCTGCAATACCGCCCGAGCCACCACCAATCACAAACAAGTCGTAGTCGTATGCCATGGTTATCCTCCTATATCCGTTATACGTAAGAAAATGGGGCATCCAGAGCCTAGATTATGTCCCGTTGCCAACGTTCTGCCATGGGCGTGCGGCAGTGAAGCGTTGGGTTCACCTTTGCACACCTGCCCCTCATTCCCTTCTGCCACCATGGGTAAAAGGGAGCCCGGATTTAACATCCGTTGCCCAGCCTGGAAGAGGGATGTAGGGTGTAGCTGGCTTCCCGCAGGGTGGGATGCGAGACTGGGATGTCCCCCAAGCGCTTCTAGTCTTCTTCATCCAAGGTCAAATCTTGCAGGTTGCCGCAGAGATGGTGCAGGGTTTGGTGCTGAGCACGGCGCGATGGACGACGATATTTCTTGGTCGACAGCTTGGGTTCGTGGGTCACCTGTCCGTCTTCCCCTACCTTCAGTTTAGTCGTTGACTCCCCGTCTCCTAGCTTTTCCTGAGCTGTCTCATACTGGGTCACTTCTTCTAGAAAGGTGAGGTAGTGGTCATAGCGTTCCCAGTCGCCCCGTACGGCACAGTCCGGCTCATCGCGATGGAGGCAATCGCTAAATTGACAGGAGGCTTGCTCCAAGCGCTGGCGGATTTCTGGAAAGCAGCGGGCCAGTTGGACAGCCGTACAGTCCCAGTCGGGCTGATTGAAGCCGGGCGTATCCGCCAACAATCCACCACTGGGCAGCTCAAACAACTCCACATGACGGGTGGTATGCCGCCCTCGCCCTAGCTTGCCGGACACCGCTCCCACTCGCAGATCGACGGTGGGGATCAGTTGGTTGATCAGGCTGGATTTGCCTACGCCAGACGGCCCAGAAATTACCGTAATCCGATCGCGCAATTGCCCCCGAATCGGATCAAGATTCTGTCCGGTGTAGTTGCTGATCATCAAAGGCGTATAGCCCCAGTCCTGCAAATCCTCGCTCAGACGCTGCTGCTGCTCAACCGATACGAGATCGGCTTTGCTCAAACAAAGGCTCACGGAAAGCTGGGTGGATTCTGCTTTCACCAAAAAGCGACTCAACTGCAGACGATCCAGGGTCGGTTCCACCAAGGCAAACACCAGCAAGATGTGGCTAGCGTTGGCCACCGGTGGGCGATCGAGCTCCGTCTGACGCGGCATCACTTGGGCGATCGCTCCCCGAGCATTTTGCCAGTCCGGCTCTTCCACCACCACCCGATCGCCCACCCATACCTGCTGACCAATTTTCTTCAGCCGGGCCCGGCGCGTGCAGAGCAGGAGGTGCGGGGCGATCGCTGACTCCTCCGCAGGCGGACGATCCAAGCGCACTTGGTAGTAGTTGGCTTGGGTAGCAATCACCGTTCCCGTCCAATGGGGCGATGGCGACAGATCAGGGGAGGAGGCCACCCCTAGGGATACATCCGTCATGCGAGGTCTAAGGGCCGCTGCACCGTCACCCGAAAGAAATCCGCGCGCTCCTCAATGTCTTCTACCACATAGCCTTCCATGCGTAGACTATCTGGCACCTGTTCAATCGGCTCACCGGGATCAAGCCATACTTCTAAGCGATCGCCCGGCGCTATTTTTTGCAGATATAGCTTGGTGCGCACAAAGTTGATGGGACAAGGCGTCCCGCGCAGATCAAGACGATGGTCTGTACTAGAATCTGGGGCTGACGCGTGGCTCATCCTCGGAATAGGCCTCCCAAGAATCGCTCAAATCCACTGGCTTTGCCAAAGCGTTCGCCATGGAGCTTGGCCAACTTTTCTAGAAGATCTTGCTCCTCCGAGGGGAGGCGGCTGGGGTTGGGAATTTCCACCAAAATCGTGAGCAGATGATCGCCCCGGCTCACCGGATTACCTAAGCGAGGCACCCCCTTATCCTCTAATACTAAAACCGTGTTGGGCTGGGTGCCCGATTTAATTTCCACCTCATGCTTGCCATCCACCGTATCCACTTCAATATGGCAGCCCAGGATAGCCTGAAGATAGCTGATCTTCACATCCGACAAGATGTTAATGCCATCTCGCTTAAACTCCGCATCTTCATTGACAAAGAGGTGGACGTACAGATCTCCCGGCGGGCCACCGCGCTGCCCAGCATCCCCCTTGGAAGGCACTCGCAGACTGGTGCCAGTATCTACCCCGGCGGGCACGGTAATTTTGAGCTTCTTGGTCTCTTGCTTTTGACCCTTGCCACCGCAGGCTTCACACTTATCCTCAATCACCTGACCACTGCCGCTGCAGGTGGGACAAACCGATACCTGGGTGAAGCTACCAAAGGGCGTGCGAGTAGCTCGCCGCACCTGACCCATGCCAGCACAGGTGGAGCAGGTTTTCGGCTGAGTGCCAGGCTTGGCACCACTGCCGCTACAAAC comes from Candidatus Obscuribacterales bacterium and encodes:
- a CDS encoding sulfurtransferase TusA family protein, which produces MSHASAPDSSTDHRLDLRGTPCPINFVRTKLYLQKIAPGDRLEVWLDPGEPIEQVPDSLRMEGYVVEDIEERADFFRVTVQRPLDLA
- the dnaJ gene encoding molecular chaperone DnaJ — encoded protein: MARDYYDILGVSRSADKEELKRAYRRLARKYHPDVNKEDGAEERFKEINRAYEILSEPEVRARYDRYGEAGVSSGAGMGAQDFGDFGGFADIFESFFSGFSGGGAGPGQTSGRRRNGPVRGNDLRLDLKLEFRDAVFGCDKEIRINTLETCSVCSGSGAKPGTQPKTCSTCAGMGQVRRATRTPFGSFTQVSVCPTCSGSGQVIEDKCEACGGKGQKQETKKLKITVPAGVDTGTSLRVPSKGDAGQRGGPPGDLYVHLFVNEDAEFKRDGINILSDVKISYLQAILGCHIEVDTVDGKHEVEIKSGTQPNTVLVLEDKGVPRLGNPVSRGDHLLTILVEIPNPSRLPSEEQDLLEKLAKLHGERFGKASGFERFLGGLFRG
- the rsgA gene encoding small ribosomal subunit biogenesis GTPase RsgA, translated to MTDVSLGVASSPDLSPSPHWTGTVIATQANYYQVRLDRPPAEESAIAPHLLLCTRRARLKKIGQQVWVGDRVVVEEPDWQNARGAIAQVMPRQTELDRPPVANASHILLVFALVEPTLDRLQLSRFLVKAESTQLSVSLCLSKADLVSVEQQQRLSEDLQDWGYTPLMISNYTGQNLDPIRGQLRDRITVISGPSGVGKSSLINQLIPTVDLRVGAVSGKLGRGRHTTRHVELFELPSGGLLADTPGFNQPDWDCTAVQLARCFPEIRQRLEQASCQFSDCLHRDEPDCAVRGDWERYDHYLTFLEEVTQYETAQEKLGDGESTTKLKVGEDGQVTHEPKLSTKKYRRPSRRAQHQTLHHLCGNLQDLTLDEED